One Nerophis ophidion isolate RoL-2023_Sa linkage group LG06, RoL_Noph_v1.0, whole genome shotgun sequence genomic region harbors:
- the snphb gene encoding syntaphilin isoform X3 — protein MSAPAPATRRTGSGSRRRSPAAPSSRDPFGHASLSGSSNSGSCKGSDCSPTKGRHQKYTSCTDNHGIRPPPPEQYLTPLQQKELCIRHLRARLKETITTLQDRDTEIDALREKLYRMQEDWVEEECHRVEAQLALKEARLEIQQLKHAVDTVRARLSDAGGNSGDVSVQKYFQDINTQNHKLENLLLNMEIAQAGLDKEGEAIAERRNRVGGSAPASVSGESPGVIPKPAIGVRGSCSCDGSPARSVTRSSTYTKLSDQAGDRNAADFPCLSADGTQDSGFVCCGDGSNIPSQADLLLEAAFLSEETATLLNSYPQNFSSSIPNSLPHTYSQTLPHSFPHIHSVPPNIPHSATYEKLCSGDRLSPLRCGLGGGVCMSHPCLSHHHLYLHPLRETGIQTESCPIPATSGCPSDLDTIAEQRTFRSQACSPTSTWLSDEGEEELDSITTTTSVTTATVLSAATEPIPCSKLPRVNSMPRSATVACSMESPVFEDDRTESPEEESAAVEVQGLTKVVQPTVGQLDTEAERLVQNQLKERKEGLWAGEDRHLDTLQLETPGLSPCSSPDSVQVFEKPHTSQPKRSISQEEEAYVLVPREEVEIKEQACEEGNEALAGEVDSDSAPGPVQKSYWSRHFLVDLLAVAIPVVPTVAWFCRGPVRVGQPMYHFGSLLRGCCTVALHSLRRGGGLRHYPAGGGDLAGSNM, from the exons ACGTCACCAGAAGTACACGTCATGTACCGACAACCACGGTATCCGGCCCCCTCCACCCGAGCAGTACCTGACACCCTTGCAGCAGAAGGAGCTGTGTATCCGACACCTCAGGGCCAGGTTAAAAGAAACCATCACCACGCTGCAAGACAG GGACACAGAGATCGATGCGTTGAGAGAAAAGCTTTACAGGATGCAGGAGGACTGGGTCGAGGAGGAGTGCCATCGCGTGGAAGCTCAGTTAGCCCTGAAGGAGGCACGTCTGGAGATACAGCAGCTCAAACACGCGGTGGACACAGTCCGCGCCAGGCTCAGCGACGCCGGGGGCAACAGCGGGGACGTAAGTGTCCAGAAGTACTTCCAAGACATTAACACTCAAAACCACAAGCTTGAGAACCTGCTGCTTAACATGGAAATAGCTCAGGCCGGACTAGACAAGGAGGGAGAAGCCATAGCTGAACGCCGGAACCGAGTTGGGGGTTCTGCGCCAGCGTCTGTATCTGGGGAAAGTCCTGGAGTAATACCAAAACCAGCAATAGGGGTTAGGGGTTCTTGCTCTTGTGATGGTTCCCCGGCCCGCTCTGTGACACGGAGCTCCACCTATACCAAACTGAGTGATCAAGCAGGAGACCGCAATGCTGCAGATTTCCCTTGTCTTTCAGCAGACGGAACTCAGGACAGTGGCTTTGTGTGCTGTGGAGATGGTAGTAATATCCCGAGTCAGGCTGACTTGCTACTCGAGGCCGCATTTCTCTCAGAAGAAACTGCTACCTTGCTCAACTCCTACCCACAAAACTTCTCCTCCTCCATACCAAACTCTTTGCCTCACACTTACTCCCAAACCTTACCACATTCCTTCCCTCACATCCACTCAGTTCCCCCCAACATTCCGCACTCAGCTACCTACGAGAAGCTGTGCTCGGGAGACCGTCTATCGCCATTACGCTGTGGCCTGGGCGGAGGTGTCTGTATGAGCCACCCCTGCCTTTCCCACCATCACCTGTACCTGCATCCTCTACGTGAGACAGGTATTCAGACTGAGAGCTGTCCTATTCCAGCGACATCAGGGTGCCCGTCAGACCTGGATACCATCGCAGAACAGCGTACGTTCCGCTCTCAAGCTTGCAGCCCGACTTCAACCTGGTTGTCCGATGAAGGCGAGGAAGAATTGGACTCCATCACCACCACTACTTCTGTAACCACAGCGACTGTCTTGAGCGCAGCCACGGAGCCCATTCCGTGCTCTAAATTGCCTCGGGTTAATTCCATGCCACGATCTGCCACTGTAGCCTGTTCCATGGAGAGTCCGGTCTTTGAGGACGACAGGACAGAAAGTCCAGAAGAAGAATCTGCTGCGGTAGAAGTCCAGGGCCTGACAAAAGTAGTCCAACCCACAGTGGGACAGTTGGACACAGAAGCAGAGAGATTGGTACAAAATCAATTAAAGGAGAGAAAGGAAGGTCTATGGGCTGGAGAGGACAGACACCTTGACACACTCCAGTTGGAAACACCAGGACTGAGCCCATGTAGTAGCCCAGACTCAGTACAAGTCTTTGAAAAACCTCACACCTCCCAGCCAAAGAGATCCATTTCTCAAGAGGAAGAAGCTTATGTTCTTGTCCCAAGGGAAGAAGTAGAAATTAAAGAGCAAGCATGTGAAGAAGGCAATGAAGCATTGGCGGGGGAGGTGGATTCTGATTCTGCCCCAGGGCCCGTACAGAAAAGCTACTGGAGTCGTCACTTCCTGGTGGATCTCCTAGCAGTGGCGATCCCAGTGGTGCCGACGGTAGCATGGTTTTGTCGCGGCCCCGTCCGAGTGGGACAGCCCATGTACCACTTTGGGTCGCTGCTGAGGGGCTGCTGCACAGTGGCCCTGCACTCGCTGCGCAGGGGTGGAGGTTTGAGGCATTATCCTGCGGGCGGTGGAGACCTAGCCGGATCCAACATGTGA